In a genomic window of Nodosilinea sp. E11:
- a CDS encoding alpha-amylase family protein, translating into MLDLWYKNAIIYCLDIETYRDGNGDGVGDFVGLTQRLDYLSGLGITCVWLMPFYPSPNKDNGYDVMDYYSVDPRLGSLGDFVEFSRQAEERGIRVIVDLVVNHTSDQHPWFQTALQDKNSKYWDYYLWSKEEPEDIEEDIMFPGLQDTTWTYAPEAEAYYAHRFYDHQADLNITNPAVREEIQKIMGFWLQLGVSGFRIDAASHLIELRQADNLFEKVDDPFIYIDEMRDFLSWRRGDAILLAEANEPVEELHHYFDGGDRMQMLFNFWSNQHFFLALTRGEAAPLIQSFKDLPSVPKIGQWANFIRNHDELTLNHLSDDQQDEIAAAMAPDRDTMWVFDRGIRRRFAPMVDGDPQRLKLTYSLLLTMPGTPVLNYGEELGMGDDLTLDERKPARTPMHWSTAPNGGFSTAPADQLVLPVIAEGDYGYKQINVTTQQQDAESLLNWMERAIRLRKECPAFGWGKWQILEVDQPSIFAHRCEWQGHVVIAVHNLSQADCEATLTLPEDGGRCLIDLFTDQSTEVSQQSSYTMQLAGYGYCWLQACEKTG; encoded by the coding sequence ATGCTAGATCTTTGGTATAAGAATGCGATTATTTATTGTCTCGACATCGAGACCTATAGGGATGGCAACGGCGACGGGGTAGGCGACTTTGTGGGGCTGACCCAGCGCCTAGATTATTTATCAGGGTTGGGCATTACCTGTGTTTGGCTAATGCCGTTTTACCCCTCCCCCAACAAAGACAACGGCTACGACGTAATGGATTACTACAGCGTCGATCCTCGGTTGGGCAGCCTCGGTGATTTTGTGGAATTTTCTCGCCAGGCGGAGGAGCGGGGTATTCGCGTCATTGTCGATCTAGTGGTCAACCACACGTCCGATCAACATCCTTGGTTTCAAACGGCCCTGCAAGATAAAAACTCTAAATATTGGGACTATTACCTGTGGTCAAAGGAAGAACCCGAAGACATTGAAGAAGACATTATGTTTCCGGGGCTGCAAGATACTACCTGGACCTATGCGCCTGAGGCCGAAGCTTACTACGCCCACCGGTTTTACGACCATCAGGCCGATCTAAATATTACCAACCCGGCGGTGAGGGAAGAAATTCAGAAAATTATGGGATTCTGGCTACAGCTAGGGGTCTCTGGATTTCGTATCGACGCGGCCTCCCACCTAATCGAACTGCGCCAGGCCGACAACCTATTTGAAAAGGTTGACGATCCGTTTATTTACATTGACGAAATGCGCGATTTCCTCTCCTGGCGGCGGGGCGATGCGATTTTACTGGCCGAAGCCAACGAACCTGTCGAAGAATTGCACCACTACTTCGACGGTGGCGATCGCATGCAGATGCTGTTTAACTTCTGGAGTAATCAGCATTTCTTTTTAGCCCTGACGCGCGGGGAGGCCGCCCCTCTAATTCAGTCGTTTAAAGACCTGCCCTCTGTGCCTAAAATTGGGCAGTGGGCCAACTTCATCCGCAACCACGACGAGTTGACCCTAAACCACCTGTCCGACGATCAGCAAGACGAAATTGCGGCGGCAATGGCCCCCGATCGCGACACCATGTGGGTTTTCGATCGCGGTATTCGCCGCCGGTTTGCCCCCATGGTCGATGGCGACCCACAACGACTCAAGCTCACCTACAGCCTGCTGCTGACTATGCCGGGGACCCCGGTGCTCAACTACGGCGAGGAGTTGGGGATGGGTGACGATCTCACCCTTGATGAGCGCAAGCCCGCGCGCACCCCCATGCATTGGTCTACGGCACCGAACGGCGGGTTTTCGACGGCCCCTGCCGACCAACTGGTGTTGCCGGTCATTGCTGAGGGTGACTACGGCTACAAACAGATCAATGTCACGACCCAGCAGCAAGATGCTGAGTCCCTCTTGAACTGGATGGAGCGGGCCATTCGACTGCGGAAAGAATGCCCTGCCTTTGGCTGGGGTAAATGGCAAATTTTAGAGGTAGATCAGCCGAGCATTTTTGCCCATCGCTGCGAGTGGCAAGGCCATGTGGTGATTGCGGTCCACAACCTCAGTCAAGCCGATTGTGAGGCGACCTTAACCCTGCCAGAAGACGGGGGCCGCTGCTTGATTGATCTGTTTACCGATCAATCGACCGAGGTGAGCCAACAGTCTTCCTACACAATGCAATTAGCGGGGTATGGCTACTGTTGGCTGCAAGCCTGTGAGAAAACCGGGTAG
- a CDS encoding rhomboid family intramembrane serine protease translates to MVPLHDNNPTKIKPWVNYGLIAINILVFIYALTLSPEQLQGFFQTFAIVPSQLTASFQSGNVAAIAGQSLTLITSQFLHGGFLHLGGNMLFLWVFGNNIEEKLGRVSFLFFYLTCGALAGLAQWALSMQSDIPMVGASGAIAGVLGAYILRFPKARILTLIPLGIFITTFRIPAIFFLGFWFFQQTLYGFASLQATTSIDSGGVAYWAHAGGFVVGLVLAPVLGLFRSSSPGPGRGRLRS, encoded by the coding sequence GTGGTTCCTCTGCACGATAACAACCCAACCAAAATTAAGCCCTGGGTGAACTATGGCCTGATTGCTATCAATATCTTGGTGTTTATCTACGCTCTGACCCTGTCGCCCGAGCAGTTGCAGGGGTTCTTTCAAACCTTTGCGATCGTGCCTAGCCAGCTAACCGCTAGCTTTCAGAGTGGTAATGTAGCCGCGATCGCCGGGCAGTCGCTAACCCTAATCACCTCCCAGTTTCTCCATGGGGGGTTTCTGCATTTGGGCGGCAACATGCTGTTTCTCTGGGTGTTTGGCAACAACATTGAAGAGAAGCTGGGGCGGGTCTCCTTTTTGTTTTTTTACCTGACCTGTGGAGCCTTGGCGGGGCTGGCTCAGTGGGCACTCTCGATGCAGTCTGACATCCCGATGGTGGGGGCTAGCGGGGCGATCGCGGGGGTTTTGGGAGCCTACATTTTGCGCTTTCCCAAGGCCCGCATTCTGACGCTGATTCCCCTAGGTATTTTCATTACTACGTTCCGCATCCCGGCCATATTTTTTCTGGGGTTTTGGTTTTTTCAGCAGACGCTCTATGGCTTTGCCAGCCTGCAAGCCACCACCAGCATCGACTCGGGCGGCGTTGCCTACTGGGCTCACGCGGGTGGCTTTGTAGTGGGGCTAGTTCTAGCCCCAGTGCTTGGACTATTTCGATCCTCGTCCCCTGGCCCCGGTCGTGGTCGGCTGAGATCATGA
- a CDS encoding superoxide dismutase, whose product MKRLTRPVKFLLCSLAALVLLLACQQVPQAQTDAPAPNQAEASPIAFPDRLLATPAELPPLPYDYAALEAAIDAETMRLHHDKHHAAYVNNLNEALADYPDLRGQSVEALLSDLDAIPEDIRTTVRNNGGGHLNHTIFWQIMSPEGGGEPTGEIAQAIEQTFGSFAEFQTQFNEAGSDRFGSGWVWLVSNDDGDLEIVDTANQDSPIIDGQYPIMGNDVWEHAYYLRYQNERGEYLENWWNVVNWPEINRRYQVATQQTT is encoded by the coding sequence ATGAAACGTTTGACGCGTCCGGTTAAATTTTTGCTCTGTAGCCTGGCGGCCCTGGTGTTGCTGCTGGCCTGCCAGCAAGTGCCCCAGGCCCAAACCGATGCCCCGGCCCCCAATCAGGCTGAAGCAAGCCCGATCGCCTTCCCCGATCGCCTGCTGGCCACCCCAGCAGAACTGCCGCCCCTACCCTACGACTACGCCGCCCTAGAAGCCGCCATTGATGCCGAGACCATGCGGCTGCACCACGACAAGCACCACGCGGCCTACGTCAACAACCTCAATGAAGCCTTAGCCGACTACCCCGACCTGCGCGGACAGAGTGTCGAAGCGCTGCTGAGCGATCTTGATGCCATTCCCGAAGACATTCGCACCACCGTACGCAACAACGGCGGCGGCCACCTCAACCACACCATCTTTTGGCAGATCATGAGCCCCGAGGGCGGCGGCGAACCTACCGGCGAGATCGCCCAGGCCATTGAGCAGACCTTTGGCAGCTTTGCCGAATTTCAGACGCAGTTTAATGAAGCCGGTAGCGATCGCTTTGGCAGCGGCTGGGTCTGGCTGGTGAGCAACGACGACGGCGACCTCGAAATTGTCGATACCGCCAACCAAGACAGCCCGATCATAGATGGGCAGTACCCAATCATGGGCAACGACGTGTGGGAGCACGCCTACTACCTGCGCTACCAAAACGAACGCGGCGAGTACCTAGAAAACTGGTGGAACGTGGTCAACTGGCCCGAAATCAATCGACGCTACCAGGTGGCTACCCAGCAGACCACCTAA